A single window of Vibrio sp. SCSIO 43137 DNA harbors:
- the ilvM gene encoding acetolactate synthase 2 small subunit, with translation MDRYLLKIEAHDKPVLVERILRVVRHRGFTIKQILATQNHESKVAQIELVVDSDRPITLITNQVEKLWDVTNVDTSRLKKDEMLSAYKI, from the coding sequence ATGGACAGATACCTATTAAAAATTGAAGCCCATGATAAGCCGGTTCTGGTAGAACGAATCCTGCGTGTTGTCAGACACCGCGGGTTTACCATCAAGCAAATACTTGCGACACAGAACCATGAGAGTAAAGTGGCTCAGATAGAGCTCGTTGTCGACAGTGATCGTCCTATCACTTTAATTACCAATCAGGTAGAAAAACTGTGGGATGTTACTAATGTAGATACAAGCCGACTGAAAAAAGACGAAATGCTCAGTGCATATAAAATATAA
- a CDS encoding serine/threonine protein kinase, producing the protein MNNKAFNFDALTPDFMWYAIASIGIRAESGLLALNSYENRVYQFVDEEKQRYVVKFYRPMRWSKEQIQEEHDFTLELIEHEVPVAPPVKINGHTLHEYQGYLFALFESVGGRQFEVDNYDQLEWVGRFMGRIHSIGSKQTFQHRPEICLNDYLYQPKKRLENSSFIPAHLENSFFSDLNLLINSLEQQWDNQFTSIRLHGDCHPGNILWRDGPMFVDLDDARNGPAIQDLWMLLNGERADKLAQLDIILEGYQEFFDFDQSELKLIEPLRGLRMVHYMAWLAKRWDDPAFPAAFPWFADPKYWENQVLAIKEQIAALQEPPLSLMPQW; encoded by the coding sequence ATGAACAACAAGGCTTTTAATTTTGATGCCCTTACCCCCGACTTTATGTGGTATGCCATTGCCAGTATCGGCATCAGGGCTGAATCGGGGCTTCTGGCACTAAACAGTTATGAAAACAGGGTTTATCAGTTTGTCGACGAAGAAAAGCAGCGCTATGTAGTGAAATTTTATCGCCCTATGCGCTGGAGCAAAGAACAGATACAGGAAGAGCATGATTTTACTCTGGAGTTAATTGAGCATGAGGTTCCAGTTGCACCACCAGTAAAAATTAATGGTCATACCCTGCATGAGTATCAGGGATACCTGTTTGCCCTGTTTGAAAGTGTTGGCGGCCGCCAGTTTGAAGTTGATAACTATGACCAGCTAGAGTGGGTTGGCCGCTTTATGGGGCGCATCCACAGTATCGGCAGCAAACAGACTTTTCAGCACCGGCCAGAAATCTGCCTGAACGACTACCTTTACCAGCCGAAAAAACGGTTGGAGAACTCCAGCTTTATTCCTGCCCATCTGGAAAACAGCTTCTTCAGCGATCTAAACCTTCTGATTAACTCACTAGAGCAGCAGTGGGATAACCAGTTCACCAGCATTCGTCTGCATGGAGATTGTCATCCGGGAAATATTCTCTGGAGAGACGGCCCTATGTTTGTGGATCTCGACGATGCCAGAAATGGTCCGGCTATTCAGGACCTCTGGATGCTGTTAAACGGAGAGAGAGCTGACAAACTGGCTCAGCTGGATATTATTCTGGAAGGTTATCAGGAGTTTTTTGACTTTGACCAGTCAGAATTGAAACTAATAGAGCCATTACGGGGTCTACGTATGGTGCACTATATGGCATGGCTGGCGAAAAGATGGGATGATCCCGCCTTTCCTGCTGCCTTTCCCTGGTTTGCTGACCCTAAATATTGGGAAAATCAGGTACTGGCCATCAAAGAGCAAATTGCAGCACTGCAGGAGCCACCGCTGTCACTAATGCCACAATGGTAG
- a CDS encoding thiol:disulfide interchange protein DsbA/DsbL: MKKLFLLMTTFMFSVVVQAAQFKEGDHYQVLDVERSSSPVVTEFFSFYCPHCYKFEPIMEQLKKKIPDNAKLQKAHVSFMGGNMGVPVAKAYATMVVLKAEDKMVPYFFKQIQDFRKPPATEQDLRQMFIDNGIDGKKFDAAYKGFAVDSMQRRFEKQFKDTGLRGVPGLVVNNKYLVKTDNLKNYNEYFDLVNFLLKK, encoded by the coding sequence ATGAAAAAGCTATTTTTGTTAATGACCACCTTTATGTTCAGCGTGGTGGTACAGGCAGCCCAGTTTAAGGAAGGAGACCACTATCAGGTTCTCGACGTAGAGAGATCGTCCTCTCCTGTTGTTACTGAGTTTTTCTCTTTTTACTGCCCACACTGCTATAAGTTTGAGCCTATTATGGAGCAACTGAAGAAGAAAATTCCTGATAATGCCAAACTACAAAAGGCTCATGTCTCCTTTATGGGCGGCAATATGGGTGTTCCGGTAGCAAAAGCTTACGCCACTATGGTTGTGCTAAAAGCCGAAGATAAGATGGTTCCTTATTTCTTTAAGCAGATTCAGGATTTCCGTAAGCCTCCTGCCACAGAACAAGATCTACGCCAGATGTTTATCGATAACGGCATTGACGGCAAAAAGTTCGACGCTGCCTACAAAGGGTTTGCCGTTGATTCCATGCAGAGACGTTTTGAGAAACAGTTTAAAGACACTGGTCTGAGAGGTGTTCCGGGACTGGTGGTAAACAACAAGTATCTGGTTAAAACAGATAATCTGAAAAACTACAATGAGTATTTCGATCTGGTTAATTTCTTATTGAAAAAATAA
- the ilvG gene encoding acetolactate synthase 2 catalytic subunit gives MNGSNLVVAALKQQGIKTVFGYPGGAIMPIYDALYESGVEHVLCRHEQGAAIAAIGMARATQDVAVCLATSGPGATNLVTGLADALLDSVPLVAITGQVATPLIGTDAFQEMDVIGMSLACCKHSYLVTDIDELAPTLAEAFEVAKCGRPGPVVVDIAKDVQLAEAPVHELPYFEPPSIPVADPEALSKAQSILSKADKPVLYVGGGVQLAKATEAVRTFLDSNPMPCVSTLKGLGSVDRHDPHYLGMVGMHGTKAANLIVQESDLLIVVGARFDDRVTGRLDSFAPDARVIHIDIDAAEFNKLRHSHASLQGDINVILPQLSLDEDISPWLKHTSELRTEFRWRYDHPGELIYAPLLLKQLSDMMPDSTMISTDVGQHQMWAAQHIQPRQPENYITSAGLGTMGFGLPAAIGAKIARPDDQSILITGDGSFMMNVQELGTIKRKQLPVKIVLLNNQRLGMVRQWQSLFFDGRHSETILDDNPDFQALAAAFGIPGKTISNKEEVEPALKEMLESDTAYLLHVVIDEDENVWPLVPPGAANQDMLENT, from the coding sequence ATGAACGGTTCTAATCTGGTCGTTGCCGCGTTAAAGCAGCAGGGAATAAAAACCGTATTCGGCTACCCGGGCGGAGCTATTATGCCCATCTATGATGCTCTTTATGAGAGTGGTGTAGAACATGTACTCTGCCGCCATGAGCAGGGAGCCGCCATCGCCGCTATCGGTATGGCAAGAGCAACTCAGGATGTCGCCGTCTGTCTGGCAACGTCAGGACCGGGAGCGACCAATCTGGTCACAGGTTTAGCTGATGCCCTGCTGGACTCAGTGCCACTGGTAGCCATAACAGGACAGGTAGCCACTCCGTTAATCGGAACTGACGCCTTTCAGGAGATGGATGTTATCGGCATGTCATTAGCCTGCTGCAAACACAGCTATCTGGTGACCGATATCGATGAGTTAGCACCGACTCTGGCTGAAGCCTTTGAAGTGGCTAAATGCGGCAGGCCGGGACCGGTAGTCGTGGATATCGCAAAAGATGTTCAGCTAGCCGAAGCCCCAGTCCATGAACTGCCTTACTTTGAACCTCCATCTATTCCCGTCGCTGACCCTGAAGCCCTAAGTAAAGCCCAGAGCATTCTGAGCAAAGCAGACAAGCCGGTGCTCTATGTCGGTGGTGGCGTACAACTGGCAAAAGCAACAGAAGCCGTCAGAACCTTCTTAGATAGTAACCCTATGCCTTGTGTAAGTACCCTGAAAGGGCTGGGAAGTGTTGATCGTCATGACCCGCACTATCTTGGCATGGTAGGTATGCACGGCACCAAAGCAGCCAACTTGATTGTTCAGGAGTCTGACCTTCTTATCGTAGTCGGAGCACGCTTTGACGACAGGGTGACAGGAAGACTGGACTCATTTGCCCCGGATGCACGGGTTATTCATATCGATATCGATGCCGCCGAGTTCAACAAACTGCGCCACTCTCACGCCTCACTGCAGGGAGACATTAATGTCATTCTACCTCAGCTCTCTCTTGATGAAGATATCTCTCCATGGCTGAAACACACTTCTGAACTCAGGACCGAGTTCCGCTGGCGTTATGATCATCCGGGTGAGCTGATATACGCACCGCTGCTACTGAAACAGCTATCCGATATGATGCCGGACAGCACTATGATCTCGACCGATGTAGGCCAACATCAGATGTGGGCAGCACAGCATATACAACCACGACAGCCGGAAAACTATATAACCTCTGCCGGGCTGGGCACCATGGGCTTTGGCCTGCCCGCGGCCATTGGTGCAAAAATCGCCCGTCCTGACGATCAGTCCATTCTTATTACCGGTGACGGTTCATTTATGATGAACGTGCAGGAACTTGGCACCATCAAGCGTAAACAACTGCCGGTGAAGATCGTACTACTGAACAACCAGCGTCTGGGTATGGTTCGTCAGTGGCAGTCACTGTTCTTTGACGGCCGCCATAGTGAAACCATTCTGGATGACAACCCAGATTTTCAGGCTCTTGCGGCAGCATTCGGTATTCCCGGAAAAACCATTAGCAACAAAGAGGAAGTTGAACCAGCACTAAAAGAGATGCTGGAGAGTGACACCGCTTATCTTCTCCATGTGGTCATTGATGAAGATGAAAACGTATGGCCTCTGGTACCACCGGGCGCTGCAAACCAAGATATGCTGGAGAACACCTGA
- a CDS encoding acyltransferase: MFGYLKLILSVLFVIVNSAVCSTLICILAIVKFVLPVAAAKTIITLAANKVMWLWATLNSAFLSIFNKIEWDIEGGENLNPKGWYLMISNHLSWTDIVILCCVFKDRVPMPKFFLKQQLLYVPFVGMACWALDMPFMKRYSREYLIRNPHLKGKDLQTTRRSCEKFKHIPTTVVNYVEGTRFTAEKKAAGKGRFNNLLPPKSGGIAYTLAAMGEQFDSIIDVTLAYPDNRELPFKDMLMGRMKRVVVRIKVLPVDEQVSGDYFNDKPYKRAFQGWLTDVWQQKDKLLDEIYNK, translated from the coding sequence ATGTTTGGCTACCTAAAACTTATCTTAAGTGTACTGTTTGTGATTGTGAACAGTGCCGTTTGTTCAACTCTTATCTGTATCCTTGCTATTGTTAAGTTTGTTCTGCCGGTTGCTGCAGCCAAGACAATCATTACATTGGCGGCCAATAAAGTAATGTGGTTATGGGCCACCCTTAACTCTGCGTTTCTCTCAATATTCAATAAAATAGAGTGGGATATTGAAGGTGGTGAGAACCTTAACCCTAAAGGCTGGTATCTGATGATATCTAACCACCTTAGCTGGACAGATATCGTTATTCTCTGCTGTGTATTTAAAGACAGAGTTCCTATGCCTAAGTTTTTCCTGAAACAGCAGCTTTTGTATGTGCCTTTTGTTGGTATGGCTTGCTGGGCTCTTGATATGCCGTTTATGAAACGCTATTCGAGGGAATATCTGATTCGAAACCCTCATCTCAAGGGTAAAGATCTGCAAACTACCCGACGCTCTTGCGAGAAATTTAAACATATTCCTACTACTGTGGTGAATTATGTTGAAGGTACCCGGTTTACTGCTGAGAAGAAGGCTGCGGGCAAAGGCAGGTTTAACAATTTGTTGCCGCCAAAATCCGGCGGTATAGCTTATACGCTGGCAGCCATGGGGGAACAGTTTGATAGTATTATTGATGTCACTCTGGCTTACCCTGATAACCGGGAATTGCCTTTTAAAGATATGCTGATGGGCAGGATGAAGCGTGTTGTGGTCAGAATTAAGGTGCTGCCTGTCGATGAGCAGGTGTCGGGTGACTATTTTAATGACAAGCCTTATAAACGCGCGTTTCAGGGCTGGCTAACCGATGTCTGGCAGCAGAAAGATAAGTTGCTGGATGAGATTTATAACAAATAA
- a CDS encoding YifB family Mg chelatase-like AAA ATPase — MALAIVHSRASVGVESPLVMVEVHISKGMPGFTLVGLPETTVKESKDRVRSAIINSNFEFPAKRITVNLAPADLPKEGGRFDLPIALGILAASNQLAASALQNREFIGELALSGELRYIKGVLPAAVAAIKAGHSLTVPNQNGDQAALVGEQQHKSAASLLEVCADLHGQKKLTLFQSSSANIKPRNSKRDMQDIIGQQHGKRALEIAAAGGHNLLFIGPPGTGKTMLASRLSDLLPEMSTREALETASVTSLTEQDINQFNWRNRPFRAPHHSSSMAALVGGGSIPRPGEISLSHNGLLFLDEMPEFDRKVLDSLREPLESGEIIISRAARKTCFPARFQLIGALNPSPSGHYEGDLSRTNPQAILRYLSKLSGPLLDRFDMSLEVPLLPQGTLASGGDRGEPTEVIRERVLSARDKMEQRSGCINSRLGSRAIDKHCPLRKDDAVFLETALHKLGLSIRAYHRIIKVARTIADLEGAEQVERKHLSEALGYRAMDRLLKYLNAQVV; from the coding sequence ATGGCATTAGCAATTGTACACAGCAGGGCCAGTGTCGGAGTTGAGTCTCCGCTGGTTATGGTAGAGGTTCATATCAGCAAAGGCATGCCGGGGTTTACTCTGGTCGGATTGCCGGAAACAACGGTAAAGGAGTCTAAAGACAGAGTCAGGAGTGCGATTATTAACTCCAATTTTGAGTTTCCGGCCAAAAGGATCACGGTAAACCTTGCGCCGGCTGATCTGCCCAAAGAGGGGGGGCGGTTTGACCTGCCAATTGCCCTTGGCATTCTGGCGGCATCAAATCAGCTGGCAGCGAGTGCACTACAAAACAGGGAGTTTATCGGTGAGCTGGCTCTGTCCGGTGAACTTCGTTATATCAAGGGGGTATTACCAGCAGCAGTAGCTGCCATTAAAGCGGGACATAGTTTAACGGTACCAAATCAAAACGGTGATCAGGCAGCGCTGGTGGGAGAACAACAACATAAGTCGGCAGCCAGCCTGCTGGAGGTGTGTGCTGATCTGCACGGTCAGAAAAAACTGACCCTGTTTCAGTCATCTTCTGCAAATATCAAACCCCGAAATAGTAAAAGAGATATGCAGGATATTATTGGTCAGCAGCATGGGAAGCGGGCTCTGGAAATTGCTGCCGCTGGTGGCCATAATTTATTGTTTATCGGCCCGCCCGGTACCGGAAAAACCATGCTGGCGTCACGTCTGTCCGATTTATTGCCGGAAATGAGCACCAGAGAGGCGCTGGAAACCGCTTCTGTGACATCACTGACGGAACAGGATATCAATCAGTTTAACTGGAGAAACAGACCCTTCAGAGCGCCTCACCACTCTTCTTCTATGGCGGCACTGGTTGGTGGTGGCTCTATACCAAGGCCGGGAGAGATTTCTCTGTCCCATAACGGGCTGCTTTTTCTCGATGAGATGCCGGAATTTGACCGAAAAGTGCTCGACTCTCTTCGTGAGCCCCTGGAGTCGGGTGAAATCATTATCTCACGTGCTGCGCGTAAAACCTGCTTTCCGGCGCGTTTTCAGCTGATAGGGGCACTAAACCCCAGCCCTAGCGGACATTATGAAGGTGATCTGTCGCGAACCAATCCTCAGGCCATTCTGCGTTATCTATCTAAACTTTCCGGCCCCTTGCTGGACAGGTTTGATATGTCACTGGAAGTTCCTCTGCTGCCGCAGGGAACCCTTGCATCTGGCGGAGACAGAGGCGAGCCGACTGAGGTTATCAGGGAGAGGGTTTTATCCGCCAGAGACAAGATGGAGCAACGTTCCGGCTGTATTAATTCCCGTCTGGGCAGCCGTGCTATAGATAAGCACTGTCCTTTGAGGAAAGACGATGCAGTGTTTTTAGAGACGGCACTGCATAAACTGGGGTTATCTATAAGGGCTTACCACAGGATAATTAAGGTCGCCAGAACCATTGCTGATCTGGAAGGTGCGGAGCAGGTAGAGAGAAAACATTTGTCGGAAGCGCTGGGTTACCGGGCGATGGATAGATTGTTAAAGTACCTTAACGCTCAAGTGGTTTGA